ATTTGTTATGTGTTCATTTAGATTATCCAATTAATTTCTTCTTACATCTAATCCAATTCATTTAGATAATTATCATACAAgaattatgttttatgaaaacgaaaataaaaacttgaacagctatataataatatgtaatatCAGTCGTTTGAAggttaaaaataagatatagtgctacatttttaaacaaatcaaataaaactatatacagTACAAAAGTTACTAAACTAATCACTGggtacaataaaacataaataacgtTAAAGTAATTTTGGTTAACatcttttctttcaaatttcgTGTAtccaattatttcaatttttaaattgctttCACTTGTCAGCTTATTTAAAAGTTGACGACTATTTTATATTTGGTAATTTGCAAGTTGTCtccttatttaattttgtgtgaaattttacttgaaaaatctatttttatatatattaaagtttgGTACGAGgaaatgtattatatgttttctttaaaacaaatgattatgtgatatagatacaatggataagcgtagattcttgaaaaagaaaccatgagCCCGGAGGGCGaatggtttgtttttcatgaattaacgcttatccattgtatctataacttaaactattgtgttaatgtcttttaaaaattaacgCCTATTCTTAATTAGTAAAAGTGTAAATGAGTTTAAATAACCATGTAATCGCGTCAAACGAAccattacaataaataaatatcacaaTCAAAAGGGTAAAAAATACAACTATATTAATTTATAACACAACACGTCAACCATTAAAGATCCTCATACTTTAAGGCATCTGAATGTtatcttttattacaaaataaggtatgttgatttcaatgttatttctattaaaattgaaaatggaaatggagaatgtgtcaaagggaaAACAACCCGACAAAGAACATATATATAGTGCATATCATAAGTATTTGTCCGAAATTGCTAACTAAAAGCCTAATTCTAGGAACATCATGATTTTCTAGCATAGAAATTTGCGaataaaacagttataaaatTATGTAGTAAAACAGATGAGatcattttatattaatttataaaacaaaaatggtagtaatttttgtttcaaacatgTGGAATAGCCAACAATAATTCGATAATAAACGACCAAACTctcttttattaaacaaaatatccacAATAGCATACacagcaaaaacaaaaactggaaAACTAGAGTAAAGGAACAGCAAAGAGCATTCAGGGATTCGAACCTTAACAGATAAGTTCGTACCTTAAATCATTTATCTTACCCATGAAACCTCGTGGCTACCAATTCATACTATACGTTTGCCTATTGTGTATGTATAAAGGTACAAGCCCAGTGTGTCTGGTGTActgatatatatcatatattcatttatatgtataaaatagACATTTAAATCGTAACCGATTGGTAGCCCAGAGGTTTCGTCGACATGTTGATGTCAGTAACACGTTACAGAATTCATGGACGGGTTCGATTCCCAGTGAAGGCATAtcgaaattacaaaaatgaaaggtaagtttttaaaacaatttcataaGTGAACAGAAATCAGTAAATTAGTCAATTCAAACTTAATGTAATTAGGCACACAAAggaaacaaaagaatataaaatgttaagtTCATTTCAGAGACAGATTTAGGAAGCGTTGATTCTAGAAAAAGAATCCACGGTAAATGAATAGGCTGACGTCACCACAATGGTTTAATTGGTTTTAGTGTATTTTCATCAACATTGAACTCTGTAAATTTGTGTCATACACATTTATTTGATCGTTAAGTCTGAACATGTTTTTTCTGAAACTACATGTCCTTGGAAGTAAtactacaaaaaaatacatagcGTATATATTATCATATAAAGCAAATGGCCTATTTCAAATAGACTGGATATCTGCCATCAAACCAACACTGTTCTCTATTACCGcaataatatatcttaaaacGATATTTTCTATACgaatttcatttttgtcatattttcccTGCAAGTAACGTTTGGAAATAAATCAAGTGACAAAAAACAAAgtgtattcattttttaaattgttttcaaaatttaaccaaTGATGATCAATAAacgaatattatttttattataaatatgcGGATATTTGTATAAAACTATGATAAACGAAATACTTTATCATTTagataaacataaacaaagtaTATTGCACTCTGTAACTTATCGTAATATATGTAACAGTTAGCAATCTGAACTGTATACAATTGTATCTTTAAACTGCACTTTGAATGTACCAAATATATAGCGGGCTAGAAAATGGTAAAGTTATTTAGCACAAGAATTACAATTTTCCAGGTAGTAAGATAGACATctgaattaaatgataaaaaaatccaaacaaaagATTTCAATAAGCAATACTTAAAAAAGCCgagttataaataaatgttgatatttCCGGATAAGATTAGAGtaagacattttttatttatgatttcagATGCAGATTTATGTCAAAACTTTAACAGGGAGGGAAGTACCTATTGAAGTTTGTGCTTACGATActacagaaattttaaaatcactAGTTGAGAGACGAATTGGAATTCCTGGGGATATGCAGCGTCTCCTTTTTGCTGGAAAAGAACTTGAAAGAGGTCGAACTTTATCTAGCTACAATATAATAAATGGTTCAACTATTCACGTGGTAGTGACTGAGAGAGGAGGGGattcttagtttaaacatagCAGTGACTAGCAAAAACATGACCATCAAACATGGACATAAACAATTCAGATAAAAAAGATGAATTCCTTCAGAATGGCTATGTTGGGCATAATATGGTGAACATATACTGTGTGAtgtgttattgttattttgagGAATAAATAatgacttaataaaaaaaagtattcaagtcGTATTGCATAGTGCACTAGCTAATTAAAAGGACACATTCACGCATAGTCtatgataaatataacatacattttagtattatactcaataacaatttttaaatatagcaatacacagaaattagaaaataatgaTAGTGTGAAcggtaaaaaaatacatttataaatatggGATCAAAAAATATGTGTAACGCTGGTTAAGTTAAATGATAACACTTCAGATAGATTCTATTGGGAGGAAACAGTACGCCAATTTTGACAAACTGGATTCCTTCAATTGGTTTCATTCAGTTAGAGTAAACTATTCAAATCTGTATGTGAAgcttaaaataattgtattatgCATATTAGAATATAATTCCTCTACTTAACGTTCTGAAATAAGTGTGTATGAACAACCAATgatgttaaaaatattcaacattttaaattagACGTAACACTACGATCATTACAAGAGGCTTTTGTTTCCATATTTCGTTGTTTAAGttgtttctttctttcttaTAATAAATCTGATAAGTCAAGTTTTTGAAACtgaattttaagttttcatgttGTGCTTTCAAGCCGTGGTACCGGATGAATGGTAGAGGTGTGCACTAACACATACATTTAACCCctacaaattattttgttccTGGCTTTTTCAGTTTCTACTTTGATGTCGATTGTGGCTATCTGCTATATTTGGTTTTCGATTATTGCGATCAGGCAATAGGTTCCCTTGATCATTATTTCAAACTGTtcgtgcaatttttttttattatttggtgatattagatgtacatgtagttaaatACAGAAAGATCTAAGTTTCACATGTTCGCGACAATTTAATTTGTaatcgtgtttttttttctactcgCAAAAAGTCGCGAAAAAAATTcactcgcgaaaataagttggtttatagTTATGACAAATTGTGCAGTCATtcctgtttatttatattttactttgtttatcaatgttgattgtttttcatggagttgtcttaaatttgtatacatttttactgCTTTGAGTACCAATAAAAACCCATTGGAATAACGACGgcctattatcatgattataatatGAATCcattaacaaaaatttaacaacttATTATCAAACTCCTGTGGAAAATAATGCGCAAAGTAATAATTATGATGACCCATAACCCGAAGCTTGTATGTACgtatgtaaatgttttattcgaAGTTTGATGTGTATGAACTTGAAAAAAGTGTTGTAATGTCAAAAAGGTACAAGCAATGTGCAGTAttaaaaatgtaagaaaacatctcaattactatatttttgctttaatcatgtaaatatttgattatgacgGGATTTAATCTACAATGATTTATGATATCATTAAACTTTTTTGTGGGAAGATAAAACCACCATTAGTCcacattcaaataatttatcGAGAACAATTTGATTGGTTTACAATTTAATAGTTTCCTAAATAGTGTGCCCTTTTGGACCATTAAAGTCCGTACTACCATACTTGAAACTATAAACGATTTAAAGTACAAACATAATTCTCAAATTTGTATCAACTTCAAGCGCGAAAATATTTATTCTCATGGTAGCCCTGCCGATTGAGGTTAGAATATTaaattctattttataaaaattgcggAACAggaaaaatgttttacagttttaCAACAGATTACTTCCTCTGCATTGATCCATTATATATTCACTTCAAAGTGTATTTATATATGAACAAGGAAGTGTGTGATCATGTTACTTAAACACCaccattttaaatatttaacagttCAACCTTTaaaagtagtaaataagcagcctggtgaatcgcattcaaagtttgtacgatcacggaaaataattgaattaaattggattaaaaaattacagacagtttaccctctcggtctaaatgataaaatcatgggaattggtaatatatcttgaacgaattccgttaacattttggatatagtttctaaaaaaaactgttcgtaaaaccCGTTCTCACTgtcgtagaacaaatcgcaatcatagaaaatttcgggccaatcataccaatatttcggacctaatttctatttaaaaaaacaacggcagacattatctgttaactaaactctgttcgttaccggtttataagttaaataaaattttggaggattgcaacac
This Mytilus trossulus isolate FHL-02 chromosome 14, PNRI_Mtr1.1.1.hap1, whole genome shotgun sequence DNA region includes the following protein-coding sequences:
- the LOC134697072 gene encoding uncharacterized protein LOC134697072, whose translation is MNDLTNVLDVRKKIITIVMQIYVKTLTGREVPIEVCAYDTTEILKSLVERRIGIPGDMQRLLFAGKELERGRTLSSYNIINGSTIHVVVTERGGDS